One part of the Microvirga sp. TS319 genome encodes these proteins:
- a CDS encoding Zn-dependent hydrolase, with protein MTALSIDAERLLGRLHDLGQIGRDGDGRLVRLAASDSDKAGRDILVSWMHQTDLDVVVDRIGNIFGIWKNDTNADEAPVVIGSHIDTVINAGIYDGCYGVLSGLEVIETLKATGFTAARPIAVAAFTNEEGVRYAPDMMGSLVYAGGLSVEEALATVGTDGATLGAELQRIGYAGSVEPGFLKPHAYVELHIEQGPVLERERVPIGAVENLQGISWQRVTIEGDANHAGTTPMAMRRDAGYAAARVVTFLRDRARNANTPTVATVGCMAFEPNAINVIPSRATFTVDLRDPDEQRLQAEEAALAAYLRELAAAEDVRISVERLARFEPVTFDKRILELVEDTARKRELPSKRMTSGAGHDAQMIARIAPSAMIFVPSIGGISHNPREHTPQDDLVAGANILLDVVTRLAVR; from the coding sequence ATGACCGCGCTCTCGATCGATGCGGAGCGCCTGCTTGGTCGTCTTCATGACCTTGGGCAGATTGGCCGCGATGGAGACGGCAGGCTGGTCCGGCTCGCCGCGTCCGACAGTGACAAGGCCGGACGCGATATCCTCGTCTCCTGGATGCATCAGACTGACCTTGATGTCGTCGTCGATCGCATCGGTAATATCTTCGGGATCTGGAAGAACGACACGAATGCGGACGAGGCCCCCGTCGTGATCGGTTCCCACATCGACACCGTGATCAATGCCGGTATCTATGACGGCTGCTACGGTGTGCTCTCGGGCCTGGAGGTGATCGAGACCCTGAAGGCGACCGGGTTCACCGCAGCCCGACCGATCGCAGTCGCCGCCTTCACCAACGAGGAGGGTGTGCGCTACGCGCCCGACATGATGGGTTCCCTCGTCTATGCCGGCGGCCTCTCGGTCGAGGAGGCACTGGCAACGGTCGGCACCGATGGCGCCACTCTCGGCGCGGAGCTGCAGCGGATCGGTTATGCCGGCTCTGTGGAACCGGGCTTCCTCAAGCCTCACGCCTATGTCGAACTGCACATCGAGCAGGGACCTGTGCTGGAAAGAGAACGTGTGCCGATAGGCGCCGTCGAGAACCTCCAGGGCATTTCCTGGCAGCGTGTCACCATTGAGGGCGACGCCAACCATGCCGGCACCACCCCCATGGCGATGCGCCGGGACGCCGGGTACGCCGCGGCGCGCGTGGTCACCTTCCTGCGCGACCGGGCCCGTAATGCGAATACGCCTACCGTCGCGACGGTAGGCTGCATGGCCTTCGAGCCAAACGCAATCAACGTGATCCCCTCTCGCGCCACCTTCACGGTCGATCTGCGGGATCCCGACGAGCAGCGCCTCCAGGCGGAGGAAGCCGCCCTTGCCGCGTACCTGAGGGAACTGGCGGCTGCCGAGGACGTCAGGATCTCGGTCGAGCGACTGGCACGGTTCGAGCCGGTGACGTTCGACAAAAGGATCCTGGAACTGGTGGAGGATACCGCTCGGAAGCGCGAGCTGCCCTCGAAGCGGATGACATCGGGAGCGGGCCACGATGCCCAAATGATCGCCCGGATCGCGCCATCCGCGATGATCTTCGTACCCAGCATCGGGGGTATCAGCCACAATCCACGCGAGCACACGCCCCAAGACGACCTTGTCGCGGGGGCCAACATCCTGCTCGACGTCGTCACCCGCCTCGCGGTCCGGTAA